Within Winogradskyella helgolandensis, the genomic segment CTAATAACTGCTAAATCCGTTTTTAGATTTGGTGATTTGACGGCATCTAAAGAACGAAAACTAACCGAATACATTTTAATAGGCACATTAATCAGTTTTGGCATTGCCATACTAACTAGTTTGCTATACTTAAATCTTATACATTATGTTTAAAACAACTGAAGATTCTAGAATTCAGATTTCTGAGTTAATGAAACCATCACACGCCAATTTTGGTGGAAAAATCCATGGAGGTTACATTTTAAGCTTAATGGATAACATCGCTTTTGCTTGCGCTTCTAAACACTCTCGCAGTTATTGCGTAACTGCCTCTGTTAATAAAGTTAACTTCTTAAACCCTATTGAAGTTGGGGAATTAGTAACCATGAAAGCTTCTGTTAATTACGTGGGACGTTCATCTATGGTTGTTGGTATAAGAGTAGAATCTGAAAACATTAGAACAGGTGAAATCAAACATTGTAATTCATCTTATTTTATAATGGTGGCCGTTGATGAAGATGGAAAGACCGTTCCTGTTCCTGGTTTAATTTTAACTAATAAATTAGCTGCAAAGCGGTTTC encodes:
- a CDS encoding acyl-CoA thioesterase produces the protein MFKTTEDSRIQISELMKPSHANFGGKIHGGYILSLMDNIAFACASKHSRSYCVTASVNKVNFLNPIEVGELVTMKASVNYVGRSSMVVGIRVESENIRTGEIKHCNSSYFIMVAVDEDGKTVPVPGLILTNKLAAKRFLKSIIRQESDTKRSTDLEHLYKNVEQHLDKLKDYKVQIDFK